In one window of Comamonas testosteroni DNA:
- a CDS encoding coniferyl aldehyde dehydrogenase yields the protein MNYMDLHRIFDLQYQASRTQVDVPLLVRRERLLRLQKLLDQNGPALCAAVEQDFGVRSERWTEMLDLMLVRNMLKHTLKHLPRWSKRQRVRTPLMLQPGKAWVERQPLGVVGIISPWNYPLQLSLAPAITALAAGNRVMLKPSELTPQTSAKMAELVAQFFAPEEFSVIEGDVAVATQFSGLQFDHLLFTGSTAVGRRVAQAAAVHLTPTTLELGGKSPCIIAQDCDMQAAALKVAYGKLVNAGQTCIAPDYVLLPRGKEQEFAEAYQAAVQQLYPRISGNPDYTAIISKRHLARLKQMLRQAQSLGAQVHWMHEAAAPAADGDTTAWGEAVERQFAPALVFGATGEMQLMQEEIFGPILPVISYEHIEDVINAINASPRPLALYWFGNDEAERDAVLMRTVSGGVCVNDTLLHVAHENLPFGGVGDSGWGAYHAEQGFLRFVHQKAVFVQSRWAATSLLYPPFGDKFDRVMDLIRRWL from the coding sequence ATGAACTACATGGACTTGCACCGCATTTTTGACTTGCAGTACCAAGCCAGCCGCACGCAGGTCGATGTGCCTTTGCTGGTGCGCCGGGAGAGGCTGCTGCGTCTGCAGAAGCTGTTGGACCAGAATGGCCCGGCCTTGTGCGCGGCGGTGGAGCAGGACTTTGGTGTGCGCTCCGAGCGCTGGACCGAAATGCTGGATCTGATGCTGGTGCGAAACATGCTCAAGCACACGCTCAAGCATCTGCCCCGGTGGAGCAAGCGCCAGCGCGTGCGCACGCCGCTGATGCTGCAGCCCGGCAAGGCCTGGGTGGAGCGCCAGCCTCTGGGCGTGGTGGGCATCATCTCGCCTTGGAACTATCCGCTGCAGCTATCGTTGGCGCCAGCCATCACGGCGCTGGCGGCGGGCAATCGTGTGATGCTCAAGCCCAGCGAGCTGACGCCGCAGACTTCGGCAAAAATGGCCGAGCTGGTCGCCCAGTTCTTTGCGCCCGAAGAGTTCAGCGTGATCGAGGGCGATGTGGCCGTGGCCACGCAGTTCTCTGGCCTGCAGTTCGACCATCTGCTGTTCACCGGCTCCACGGCCGTGGGGCGGCGCGTGGCGCAGGCGGCAGCCGTGCACCTGACGCCCACCACGCTGGAGCTCGGGGGCAAGTCGCCCTGCATCATTGCGCAGGACTGCGATATGCAGGCCGCTGCGCTCAAGGTGGCCTACGGCAAGCTGGTCAATGCCGGGCAGACCTGCATCGCTCCCGACTATGTGCTGCTGCCGCGCGGCAAGGAGCAGGAGTTTGCCGAGGCCTATCAGGCGGCGGTGCAACAGCTGTACCCACGCATCTCGGGCAACCCGGACTACACAGCCATCATCAGCAAGCGCCATCTGGCACGACTCAAGCAGATGCTGCGCCAGGCGCAAAGCCTGGGAGCGCAGGTGCACTGGATGCATGAAGCGGCTGCCCCCGCTGCGGACGGTGACACCACGGCCTGGGGCGAGGCCGTGGAGCGGCAGTTCGCTCCGGCGTTGGTGTTCGGTGCCACGGGCGAAATGCAGTTGATGCAGGAAGAGATCTTCGGCCCCATCCTGCCCGTGATCTCCTACGAGCATATTGAAGATGTGATCAATGCCATCAACGCGAGCCCCCGTCCGCTGGCGCTGTACTGGTTTGGCAACGACGAGGCCGAGCGCGATGCGGTGTTGATGCGCACCGTCAGCGGAGGCGTCTGCGTGAACGACACCTTGCTGCATGTGGCGCACGAGAACTTGCCGTTCGGTGGTGTGGGCGACAGCGGCTGGGGTGCCTATCACGCAGAGCAGGGCTTTTTGCGCTTTGTGCACCAGAAGGCGGTTTTCGTGCAGTCGCGCTGGGCGGCGACTTCCTTGCTGTACCCACCGTTCGGGGACAAATTCGACCGTGTGATGGACCTGATACGACGCTGGCTCTGA